A single window of Anaerocolumna chitinilytica DNA harbors:
- a CDS encoding DegV family protein, with amino-acid sequence MDDYQIFSDSSCDTPKELLDLHHIILVPFYITFDLEHYYKENIEISNEEFYHKLATEKIFPKTSLPSIMDYFHAFEQEITKGKDILCLCLTGKFSGSYQAAINARELLIEKYPDSKIHIIDSIQATAGQGILLLQAAYLQEAGYSLDDTVSRLEEIKKTARIMFTVDTLEYLAKGGRIGKVASLAGTMLNIRPMIQLKDAELVPYSNIRGRKKSLDKILAMTEEYFTENNERYEDYDFCLANATTIEDTRAVQSQLEGLIGRPVTYPVFQIGVTIGTYTGPGAVGVCFIKKFDR; translated from the coding sequence ATGGACGACTATCAGATATTCAGCGATTCTTCCTGCGATACACCAAAGGAATTGCTGGATCTACATCATATCATTCTGGTACCCTTTTATATTACATTCGACCTGGAACATTATTACAAAGAAAATATAGAGATAAGTAACGAAGAATTCTATCATAAACTGGCAACAGAAAAGATATTCCCGAAGACCTCCCTTCCCTCCATTATGGATTATTTTCATGCCTTTGAACAGGAGATAACAAAAGGGAAAGATATTCTCTGTCTGTGTCTTACGGGGAAGTTCAGCGGTTCTTACCAGGCAGCCATAAATGCCAGAGAACTCCTGATAGAAAAATACCCCGATAGTAAGATACATATCATAGACTCTATACAGGCCACTGCCGGTCAGGGAATTCTGTTACTTCAGGCCGCATACTTACAAGAAGCCGGTTATAGTTTAGACGATACCGTAAGCCGGCTGGAAGAGATCAAAAAAACAGCCAGAATTATGTTTACCGTTGACACCTTGGAATATCTGGCAAAAGGCGGACGTATCGGAAAGGTAGCATCTCTTGCCGGTACAATGCTTAATATCAGACCTATGATACAGTTAAAAGATGCGGAATTAGTTCCTTATTCGAATATTCGTGGACGAAAGAAATCTCTGGATAAGATACTTGCTATGACGGAAGAGTATTTTACTGAGAATAACGAACGTTACGAGGATTATGACTTCTGTCTCGCAAATGCTACGACCATAGAGGATACAAGAGCTGTTCAGTCACAGCTTGAAGGCTTAATCGGAAGACCTGTTACTTATCCCGTATTCCAGATTGGTGTAACGATTGGTACCTATACAGGTCCCGGTGCTGTTGGTGTCTGTTTTATCAAAAAGTTTGACAGATAA